In the Sarcophilus harrisii chromosome 3, mSarHar1.11, whole genome shotgun sequence genome, one interval contains:
- the RPAIN gene encoding RPA-interacting protein: MEETVQGRRAFHKRPRGPVWKETYRQRCLQRMKSSRAQLLDKYRRVGGVHCGLMAQEVMEMEWLALQSAHESLEAQRRSDSFVQVADPEELEVLEEIQQELMSQEQAFIEEYERGLQFDDTCLWALLEGLQADGVICPVCSRHNLSVMRGRVLCQCGLHLFSQAPELTEQTFRALLEESVNRHSETCAHRPEFSVTSGTEESASLLLSCAVCDTLTVLL, encoded by the exons ATGGAGGAGACGGTGCAGGGAAGACGCGCGTTTCACAAGCGCCCTAGGGGCCCGGTCTGGAAGGAGACTTACCGGCAG CGATGCCTTCAGAGAATGAAAAGCAGCCGGGCCCAACTCCTGGACAAATATCGCCGAGTGGGAGGGGTCCACTGTGGCCTCATGGCCCAGGAAGTCATGGAGATGGAGTGGCTGGCTCTGCAGTCTGCACACGAGAGCCTGGAGGCCCAGAGGCGTAGCGACAGTTTTGTCCAG GTGGCAGATCCTGAGGAACTTGAGGTCTTGGAAGAAATTCAGCAGGAGCTGATGAGTCAAG AACAAGCCTTCATTGAGGAGTATGAGAGGGGCCTGCAGTTTGATGACACATGTCTCTGGGCCCTGCTGGAGGGGCTTCAGGCAGATGGGGTCATCTGCCCCGTGTGTTCCAG GCACAATCTGAGCGTGATGAGAGGCAGGGTCCTGTGTCAGTGTGGTCTTCACCTCTTCTCCCAG gCTCCAGAACTGACAGAGCAGACCTTCCGAGCCCTCTTAGAGGAAAGTGTGAACAGACACAGCGAGACGTGTGCCCACAGGCCTGAGTTTTCTGTCACCAGTGGAACAGAAGAAAGTGCCAGTCTTCTCCTGAGCTGTGCG GTCTGTGATACTCTGACTGTGCTGCTCTGA
- the NUP88 gene encoding nuclear pore complex protein Nup88 isoform X2, with product MCCGLGVLHENLFHRPFLSSLPPSLRLLCINPPLFEVYQVLLSPTHHHVALIGTKGLTVLELPKRWGKNSEFEGGKSTVNCSTTPIAERFFSSSPSLSLKHAAWYPSEVLDPHVVLLTSDNVIRIYCLREPQIPVKVIPLSDAEEESLILNKGRAYTASLGETAVAFDFGPLATVPKNVFGQRSQEEVLAYPLYILYENGETFLTYVSLMQSLGTLGKLLGPLPMHPAAEDNYGYDACAILCLPCVPNILVIATESGMLYHCVVLEGEEEDEQHSEKSWDSRADLIPSLYVFECVELELALKLASGEEEDDPFEADFSCPIKLHRDPKCPSRYHCTHEAGVHSVGLTWIHKLHKFLGSDEEDKDSLQELAAEQKCFVEHILCTKPLPCRRPAPIRGFWIVSDVLGPTMVCVTNTYECLTRPLLSTVHPTSPPLLCAREDIGVAQSPLRILAETQDSFEKHIRSTLQRSAANPVFLKSSDKDVAPPPEECLQLLSRATQVFRDEYILKQDLAKEEIQRRVKLLCSQKKKQLEDLSYCREERKSLRETAERLADKYEEAKERQEDLMNRMKQLLRSFHSQLPVLSDSEREMKKELQLIPDQLRHLGNAIKQVTMKKDYQQRKMERGTSPQKPTITLSAYQRKCIRTVLKEEGEHIREMVKQINDIRNHVNF from the exons ATGTGCTGTGGGCTGGGGGTCCTGCATGAAAACCTCTTCCATAGGCCCTTCTTGTCCAGCCTCCCACCCTCTCTG AGATTGCTTTGTATAAATCCGCCCCTGTTTGAAGTCTACCAAGTCCTGTTAAGTCCAACTCATCATCATGTGGCACTTATTGGAACCAAGGGACTCACTGTCTTGGAGCTGCCTAAACGATGGGGgaagaattctgaatttgaagGTGGGAAATCAACGGTAAATTGTAG CACAACTCCTATAGCTGAGAGGTTCTTCAGTAGCTCCCCTTCCTTGAGCTTGAAGCACGCCGCCTGGTACCCAAGTGAAGTGCTCGACCCCCATGTGGTACTGCTGACATCAGACAACGTGATCCG AATCTATTGTCTGCGAGAGCCCCAGATCCCAGTGAAGGTGATCCCCCTGTCTGATGCTGAGGAGGAAAGTTTGATCCTTAACAAAGG GAGGGCGTACACGGCATCCCTCGGGGAGACGGCTGTCGCCTTTGACTTCGGGCCTCTGGCCACAGTGCCCAAAAACGTCTTTGGGCAGCGTAGCCAGGAGGAGGTGCTGGCTTACCCACTGTACATCCTGTACGAGAACGGGGAGACCTTCCTTACCTATGTGAGTCTGATGCAAAG CCTTGGGACCCTGGGAAAGCTCTTGGGTCCCCTGCCCATGCACCCGGCCGCCGAGGACAACTATGGCTACGACGCCTGCGCCATCCTCTGCCTGCCCTGTGTGCCCAACATCCTGGTCATCGCCACTGAGTCGGGCATGCTGTACCACTGCGTGGTACtcgagggggaggaggaggacgagCAGCAC TCGGAGAAGTCCTGGGACTCACGGGCCGACCTCATCCCTTCCCTCTACGTGTTTGAGTGTGTGGAGCTGGAACTGGCCCTGAAGCTGGCCTCCGGGGAGGAGGAAGATGACCCCTTCGAGGCCGACTTCTCCTGCCCCATTAAGCTGCACAGAG ACCCCAAATGTCCTTCCCGGTACCACTGCACCCACGAGGCTGGTGTCCACAGCGTGGGGCTGACCTGGATCCACAAACTTCACAAGTTCCTTGGCTCGG ATGAGGAAGACAAAGACAGTTTGCAGGAACTGGCCGCCGAGCAGAAGTGCTTCGTGGAGCACATCCTCTGCACCAAGCCCCTGCCGTGCAG GCGGCCGGCGCCCATCCGAGGCTTCTGGATCGTGTCTGACGTCCTGGGGCCCACCATGGTGTGCGTCACCAACACCTACGAGTGCCTGACCCGGCCTCTGCT GAGCACAGTGCACCCCACCTCCCCGCCTCTGCTGTGCGCCCGTGAGGACATCGGCGTGGCCCAGTCTCCCCTGCGCATTTTGGCGGAAACCCAGGACTCCTTTGAGAAACACATCCGGAGCACCCTGCAGCGCAGCGCCGCCAACCCCGTGTTCCTCAA ATCCTCGGACAAGGACGTGGCGCCCCCTCCCGAAGAGTGCCTGCAGCTGCTCAGCCGCGCCACCCAGGTGTTCCGGGATGAGTACATCCTGAAGCAGGACCTGGCCAAGGAGGAGATCCAGCGCAG GGTGAAGTTGTTGTGTAGCCAGAAGAAGAAGCAGCTGGAAGACCTCAGCTACTGCCGCGAGGAGAG GAAGAGCCTCCGGGAGACGGCCGAGCGTCTGGCCGACAAGTACGAGGAGGCCAAGGAGCGCCAGGAGGACCTCATGAACAG GATGAAGCAGCTGCTGCGTAGCTTCCACTCGCAGCTCCCCGTGCTCTCGGACAGCGAGCGGGAGATGAAGAAGGAGCTCCAGCTGATTCCGGACCAGCTGCGGCACCTGGGCAACGCCATCAAGCAG GTCACCATGAAGAAGGATTACCAGCAGAGGAAGATGGAGAGGGGCACGAGCCCGCAGAAGCCCACCATCACGCTCAGCGCCTACCAGCGCAAGTGCATCCGGACCGTGCTGAAGGAAGA GGGCGAGCACATCCGGGAGATGGTGAAGCAGATTAATGACATCCGGAACCACGTGAACTTCTGA
- the C1QBP gene encoding complement component 1 Q subcomponent-binding protein, mitochondrial, whose amino-acid sequence MASLLLPLLLRPTARALRPAVTTATRAFGGLLGGGLHGQPGPVRPSLLQPLRRAPGLCSCTCGGLHTEGDKAFAEFLTDEIKEERKIQKHKSLPKMSGDWELAVQGTEAKLTRKLAGEKITVTFNINNSIPPTFDDEPSSEGQKGQEEQEPELTSTPNFVVEVIKNDTQKALVLDCHYPEDEVGQEEEEESDIFSIREVSFQPTSESDWKDTNYTLNTDSLDWALYDHLMDFLADRGVDNTFADELIELSTALEHQEYINFLEDLKGFVKCQ is encoded by the exons ATGGCCTCGCTGTTGCTACCCCTGCTGCTGCGCCCCACGGCCCGCGCCCTGCGCCCCGCCGTGACTACCGCCACCCGCGCCTTCGGAGGCCTTCTGGGCGGAGGACTCCACGGCCAGCCGGGGCCCGTGCGTCCCAGCCTCCTGCAGCCGCTGCGCCGCGCGCCCGGCCTGTGCTCGTGCACGTGCGGCGGGCTGCACACCGAAG GGGACAAAGCCTTTGCTGAATTTCTGACGGATGAGATCAAAGAGGAGAGGAAGATCCAGAAGCATAAATCCCTCCCCAAGATGTCGGGGGATTGGGAACTGGCTGTGCAAGGCACGGAAGCCAAGCTGACCCGGAAATTAGCTGGCGAGAA GATCACAGTCACCTTCAACATTAACAACAGCATTCCACCCACATTTGATGATGAGCCATCATCAGAGGGGCAGAAAGGCCAAGAAGAGCAAGAG CCTGAACTAACGTCAACGCCGAACTTTGTGGTGGAAGTCATTAAGAACGATACCCAGAAGGCTCTCGTGTTGGACTGCCATTATCCTGAGGATGAG GTCggacaggaagaggaggaggagagtgaCATTTTCTCCATCCGGGAAGTTAGCTTTCAGCCTACCAGCGAATCGGACTGGAAGGACACAAACTACACACTGAACACAGACTCCCTGGACTGG GCCCTGTATGACCACTTGATGGACTTCCTGGCTGACAGAGGGGTGGACAATACATTTGCGGATGAACTGATCGAGCTCAGCACGGCTTTAGAACACCAGGAATACATCAACTTCCTGGAAGATCTGAAAGGGTTTGTCAAGTGTCAGTAG
- the NUP88 gene encoding nuclear pore complex protein Nup88 isoform X1: protein MGVHRLEQRMASAGWIAWGAGLSRAARGKMAAAEEASGDGEQWRLWLPQHVVFVRLREGLRDQSPPAPGAEQPNPPTLTRNLLFGLGAELFLWDGAAGAFLAVRLRGPGPAPSDGSGGGGSSVGGGGSGGGGGGGSGGGVIGGGGEGPALSRYQRLLCINPPLFEVYQVLLSPTHHHVALIGTKGLTVLELPKRWGKNSEFEGGKSTVNCSTTPIAERFFSSSPSLSLKHAAWYPSEVLDPHVVLLTSDNVIRIYCLREPQIPVKVIPLSDAEEESLILNKGRAYTASLGETAVAFDFGPLATVPKNVFGQRSQEEVLAYPLYILYENGETFLTYVSLMQSLGTLGKLLGPLPMHPAAEDNYGYDACAILCLPCVPNILVIATESGMLYHCVVLEGEEEDEQHSEKSWDSRADLIPSLYVFECVELELALKLASGEEEDDPFEADFSCPIKLHRDPKCPSRYHCTHEAGVHSVGLTWIHKLHKFLGSDEEDKDSLQELAAEQKCFVEHILCTKPLPCRRPAPIRGFWIVSDVLGPTMVCVTNTYECLTRPLLSTVHPTSPPLLCAREDIGVAQSPLRILAETQDSFEKHIRSTLQRSAANPVFLKSSDKDVAPPPEECLQLLSRATQVFRDEYILKQDLAKEEIQRRVKLLCSQKKKQLEDLSYCREERKSLRETAERLADKYEEAKERQEDLMNRMKQLLRSFHSQLPVLSDSEREMKKELQLIPDQLRHLGNAIKQVTMKKDYQQRKMERGTSPQKPTITLSAYQRKCIRTVLKEEGEHIREMVKQINDIRNHVNF from the exons ATGGGCGTTCATAGGCTGGAGCAGAGAATGGCGAGCGCTGGTTGGATAGCATGGGGGGCGGGACTCAGTAGGGCAGCGCGGGGAAAGATGGCGGCGGCCGAGGAGGCCAGCGGAGACGGCGAGCAGTGGCGGCTGTGGTTACCCCAGCACGTTGTGTTCGTGCGGCTACGAGAGGGCCTTCGGGACCAGAGCCCTCCTGCGCCAGGTGCCGAGCAGCCAAACCCACCTACCCTTACTCGGAACCTTCTCTTTGGGCTCGGTGCTGAACTCTTCCTGTGGGATGGTGCAGCCGGCGCTTTCTTGGCAGTGCGCTTGCGCGGCCCGGGTCCCGCCCCTAGCGACGGGAGCGGAGGTGGCGGGAGCAGCGTCGGAGGCGGAGGCAGCGGTGGAGGAGGGGGCGGAGGCAGCGGTGGAGGAGTAATTGGAGGCGGAGGCGAGGGCCCCGCCCTGAGTCGCTACCAG AGATTGCTTTGTATAAATCCGCCCCTGTTTGAAGTCTACCAAGTCCTGTTAAGTCCAACTCATCATCATGTGGCACTTATTGGAACCAAGGGACTCACTGTCTTGGAGCTGCCTAAACGATGGGGgaagaattctgaatttgaagGTGGGAAATCAACGGTAAATTGTAG CACAACTCCTATAGCTGAGAGGTTCTTCAGTAGCTCCCCTTCCTTGAGCTTGAAGCACGCCGCCTGGTACCCAAGTGAAGTGCTCGACCCCCATGTGGTACTGCTGACATCAGACAACGTGATCCG AATCTATTGTCTGCGAGAGCCCCAGATCCCAGTGAAGGTGATCCCCCTGTCTGATGCTGAGGAGGAAAGTTTGATCCTTAACAAAGG GAGGGCGTACACGGCATCCCTCGGGGAGACGGCTGTCGCCTTTGACTTCGGGCCTCTGGCCACAGTGCCCAAAAACGTCTTTGGGCAGCGTAGCCAGGAGGAGGTGCTGGCTTACCCACTGTACATCCTGTACGAGAACGGGGAGACCTTCCTTACCTATGTGAGTCTGATGCAAAG CCTTGGGACCCTGGGAAAGCTCTTGGGTCCCCTGCCCATGCACCCGGCCGCCGAGGACAACTATGGCTACGACGCCTGCGCCATCCTCTGCCTGCCCTGTGTGCCCAACATCCTGGTCATCGCCACTGAGTCGGGCATGCTGTACCACTGCGTGGTACtcgagggggaggaggaggacgagCAGCAC TCGGAGAAGTCCTGGGACTCACGGGCCGACCTCATCCCTTCCCTCTACGTGTTTGAGTGTGTGGAGCTGGAACTGGCCCTGAAGCTGGCCTCCGGGGAGGAGGAAGATGACCCCTTCGAGGCCGACTTCTCCTGCCCCATTAAGCTGCACAGAG ACCCCAAATGTCCTTCCCGGTACCACTGCACCCACGAGGCTGGTGTCCACAGCGTGGGGCTGACCTGGATCCACAAACTTCACAAGTTCCTTGGCTCGG ATGAGGAAGACAAAGACAGTTTGCAGGAACTGGCCGCCGAGCAGAAGTGCTTCGTGGAGCACATCCTCTGCACCAAGCCCCTGCCGTGCAG GCGGCCGGCGCCCATCCGAGGCTTCTGGATCGTGTCTGACGTCCTGGGGCCCACCATGGTGTGCGTCACCAACACCTACGAGTGCCTGACCCGGCCTCTGCT GAGCACAGTGCACCCCACCTCCCCGCCTCTGCTGTGCGCCCGTGAGGACATCGGCGTGGCCCAGTCTCCCCTGCGCATTTTGGCGGAAACCCAGGACTCCTTTGAGAAACACATCCGGAGCACCCTGCAGCGCAGCGCCGCCAACCCCGTGTTCCTCAA ATCCTCGGACAAGGACGTGGCGCCCCCTCCCGAAGAGTGCCTGCAGCTGCTCAGCCGCGCCACCCAGGTGTTCCGGGATGAGTACATCCTGAAGCAGGACCTGGCCAAGGAGGAGATCCAGCGCAG GGTGAAGTTGTTGTGTAGCCAGAAGAAGAAGCAGCTGGAAGACCTCAGCTACTGCCGCGAGGAGAG GAAGAGCCTCCGGGAGACGGCCGAGCGTCTGGCCGACAAGTACGAGGAGGCCAAGGAGCGCCAGGAGGACCTCATGAACAG GATGAAGCAGCTGCTGCGTAGCTTCCACTCGCAGCTCCCCGTGCTCTCGGACAGCGAGCGGGAGATGAAGAAGGAGCTCCAGCTGATTCCGGACCAGCTGCGGCACCTGGGCAACGCCATCAAGCAG GTCACCATGAAGAAGGATTACCAGCAGAGGAAGATGGAGAGGGGCACGAGCCCGCAGAAGCCCACCATCACGCTCAGCGCCTACCAGCGCAAGTGCATCCGGACCGTGCTGAAGGAAGA GGGCGAGCACATCCGGGAGATGGTGAAGCAGATTAATGACATCCGGAACCACGTGAACTTCTGA